One genomic segment of Pempheris klunzingeri isolate RE-2024b chromosome 21, fPemKlu1.hap1, whole genome shotgun sequence includes these proteins:
- the nfx1 gene encoding transcriptional repressor NF-X1, protein MAEGFSDPPDLNPDEASHQKPHQHKSRRGRARHNNDRNLSSNSYDPYGHFHEGFKPPFSHDNSNHALHQHPPYQGGDGGRRRGRGRGRREGNRSVSDNLGASSSWWQKPGGDFGPYSGNNRGFGGCDSSHPMDGPDGPSWRREDATRNLEQTSEVQDARVKNPRKFSQEQRRGHQNEKSYHLKENNTTVEGQRPNDTKEENPPSDFRSKTQRSRTGPEHDDHQRKPTEAKRRQGPIKPPKPPSQEETGLESGASVQEDFGHGRSSQDPAGKAGRGSGRHAPFQTRGSRRTHHQNHRPGQRSWDKTPESKETQTGCLIEQLSEEKYECMVCCDVIRLMAPVWSCQSCFHVFHLNCIKKWARSPASQADDSAEGWRCPACQNVALKQPTSYTCFCGKVTNPEWQRTEIPHSCGDMCGKKRSGVDCNHPCNILCHPGPCPQCPAFVTKSCICGKTSQPMRCGQGTVLQCDKVCGAFLNCAEHTCAQVCHSGACQPCQLQVQQVCYCGVTSRKVLCGTDKEGFNGSGHFSCQKTCGKMLKCEAHRCQQVCHRGPCQPCPRSPSLVKTCSCSQTHLAKLLELGYSERQSCSDPIPSCGKTCNKPLACGSSDTIHLCEKLCHEGSCGPCSLTSTVRCRCGSKNKEVPCATIQKEDELVFTCEKRCSKKRSCGRHKCGELCCVNVEHKCPLICGYKLNCGLHRCQEPCHRGNCEPCWQSSFDELTCHCGLTVLYPPIPCGTKPPECKSMCTRRHECNHPVFHNCHSEEKCPPCTYLTQKWCMGKHEQRSNIPCHLQDISCGLTCNKTLPCEMHRCKRICHRGECLAEGSCQQPCVLPRPDCGHPCSAPCHKGSSCPRTTCTAKVAVQCDCGRRKERVICTEATSSYQRYAAIAMASKLSDMQRGDSMDIGLFLPKKEQKQTRLECDQECATLERNRRLAEALQIDSSSDPFNVRSTSVYSDSLKEDARKDIKFVTEVEEEIKNLVELVNKGKQPKRSHCFPPMNREHRKIIHELAEVYSVESVSYDSEPKRNVVITAQKGKSTCPNSTLTSLIERETAARAPPPIAHIKQHSSKPVSGSTWSKMVKEEPVIDYFDVQD, encoded by the exons ATGGCTGAGGGCTTCTCAG ACCCGCCTGACCTCAATCCAGATGAGGCATCACATCAAAAACCACATCAGCATAAATCCAGAAGAGGCCGGGCCAGACACAACAATGACAGAAACCTGAGTAGTAATAGTTATGATCCTTATGGGCACTTTCATGAGGGCTTTAAACCCCCATTTAGCCATGATAATTCAAATCATGCATTGCATCAGCATCCTCCTTACCAAGGAGGCGATGGAGGCcgaagaagaggcagaggaagagggaggagagaagggaatAGAAGTGTAAGTGATAATTTGGGGGCCTCCAGCTCCTGGTGGCAAAAACCTGGAGGTGACTTTGGCCCGTACAGTGGTAACAACAGAGGTTTTGGAGGCTGTGACTCATCCCACCCTATGGATGGACCTGATGGACCCAGCTGGCGAAGAGAAGACGCAACTAGGAATTTGGAACAAACCAGTGAAGTGCAGGATGCCCGGGTTAAAAACCCCAGGAAGTTCAGCCAGGAGCAAAGGAGAGgacatcaaaatgaaaagagttATCACTTAAAGGAGAACAACACAACTGTAGAAGGTCAAAGGCCAAATGACACCAAAGAAGAAAACCCCCCTTCAGACTTCAGGTCAAAAACTCAGAGGAGCAGGACAGGTCCAGAACATGATGATCATCAGAGGAAACCCACTGAGGCGAAGCGAAGGCAAGGGCCAATCAAACCTCCCAAACCACCGTCTCAAGAGGAAACAGGTTTAGAGAGTGGGGCCAGTGTCCAAGAGGACTTTGGCCATGGCAGGTCGTCTCAGGATCCTGCCGGTAAAGCTGGACGAGGTTCAGGACGACATGCACCCTTTCAGACCAGAGGGTCAAGAAGAACACATCATCAAAACCACAGGCCAGGCCAGAGGAGCTGGGACAAGACGCCCGAGAgcaaggagacacagacag GGTGCCTGATTGAACAGCTGTCTGAGGAGAAGTATGAGTGCATGGTTTGCTGTGATGTCATTCGGCTCATGGCCCCGGTGTGGAGCTGCCAGAGCTGCTTCCACGTCTTCCACCTGAACTGCATAAAGAAATGGGCCCGGTCCCCGGCCTCTCAGGCAGACG ATTCAGCGGAAGGTTGGCGCTGTCCGGCCTGCCAAAATGTTGCACTGAAACAGCCGACCTCCTACACCTGCTTCTGTG GTAAAGTGACAAACCCAGAATGGCAGCGCACTGAGATTCCCCACAGCTGCGGTGACATGTGTGGGAAGAAAAGAAGCGGGGTGGACTGCAACCACCCATGTAACAT TTTATGTCACCCTGGACCTTGTCCACAATGTCCTGCCTTTGTAACAAAATCCTGCATCTGTGGGAAGACCAG TCAACCAATGCGCTGTGGCCAGGGTACGGTGCTCCAGTGCGACAAGGTGTGTGGTGCCTTTCTTAACTGTGCTGAACACACCTGCGCCCAGGTGTGCCACAGTGGGGCATGTCAGCCCTGTCAGCTGCAAGTTCAGCAGG tGTGCTACTGTGGCGTTACCAGTCGTAAGGTCCTGTGTGGCACAGATAAAGAAGGATTTAATGGTTCTGGGCATTTCTCCTGCCAAAAGACATGTGGGAA GATGCTAAAGTGTGAAGCTCACCGGTGTCAGCAGGTGTGCCACCGTGGTCCGTGTCAGCCGTGCCCTCGCTCCCCGAGCCTGGTGAAGACGTGTTCCTGCAGTCAGACACACCTGGCCAAACTCCTGGAACTGGGATACTCCGAGCGGCAAAGCTGCTCCGATCCCATCCCCTCCTGTGGAAAGACATGCAACAAACCCCTGGCCTGTGGCTCCAGTG ACACCATCCATCTCTGTGAGAAGTTGTGCCACGAGGGCAGCTGCGGGCCCTGTTCCCTGACCTCCACCGTCAGATGCAGATGTGGCTCCAAGAACAAG GAGGTGCCTTGTGCAACAATCCAAAAAGAGG ATGAGCTTGTATTCACTTGTGAGAAGCGATGCAGCAAGAAACGCTCCTGTGGCCGACACAAGTGTGGCGAGCTGTGTTGTGTG AATGTGGAGCACAAGTGCCCCCTGATCTGCGGCTACAAGCTCAACTGTGGCCTCCACCGCTGCCAGGAGCCTTGTCACCGCGGAAACTGTGAGCCCTGCTGGCAATCCA GTTTCGACGAGCTGACGTGTCATTGTGGGCTCACTGTCTTGTACCCGCCCATCCCCTGTGGCACCAAGCCTCCAGAGTGCAAAAGCATGTGTACAAGGAGACACGAGTGCAACCACCCAG TGTTTCACAACTGCCACAGTGAAGAGAAATGTCCACCTTGCACATACCTCACTCAGAAATGGTGCATGGGAAAGCACGAG CAACGCAGCAACATCCCATGCCATCTGCAAGACATTTCTTGTGGCCTGACATGTAATAAAACGCTGCCGTGTGAAATGCACCGCTGCAAACGGATCTGCCACAGGGGCGAGTGTTTGGCAGAAGGCAGCTGCCAGCAGCCCTGCGTGCTGCCTCGTCCAGACTGTGGCCACCCGTGTTCTGCTCCCTGTCATAAAGGCAGCAGCTGCCCACGCACCACCTGCACTGCCAAG GTAGCTGTACAGTGCGATTGTGGTCGAAGAAAGGAAAGAGTGATCTGCACTGAGGCAACCAGTTCATATCAGAG GTACGCAGCGATCGCCATGGCCAGTAAACTGTCCGACATGCAGCGCGGTGACTCCATGGACATCGGCCTGTTCCTCCCTAAgaaggaacagaaacagaccag GCTTGAATGTGACCAAGAATGCGCTACTTTGGAGAGAAACAGGCGTTTGGCGGAGGCGTTGCAGATCGACTCATCTTCGGACCCCTTCAACGTCCGCTCCACCTCTGTATACAGCGACAGCCTCAAAGAGGATGCCAG aaaagacattaaatttGTCACAGAGGTAGAGGAAGAGATCAAGAACCTTGTTGAGCTTGTTAATAAG GGAAAACAGCCAAAGAGGAGCCACTGCTTCCCACCCATGAACAGAGAGCACCGGAAGATCATCCACGAGCTGGCCGAGGTCTACAGCGTGGAGAGCGTGAGCTACGACAGCGAGCCCAAACGCAACGTGGTCATCACAGCCCAAAA GGGGAAGTCGACCTGTCCGAACTCAACGCTGACATCACTGATCGAGCGAGAGACGGCTGCAAGGGCCCCTCCTCCCATCGCTCATatcaaacagcacagcagcaa gCCCGTCAGTGGGAGCACCTGGTCAAAGATGGTTAAAGAAGAGCCTGTGATAGATTATTTCGATGTTCAGGACTGA